One region of Qipengyuania gaetbuli genomic DNA includes:
- a CDS encoding DUF411 domain-containing protein, producing MTLTSFTRTPLRLALGLALAACAGAAQATSITMYRDPNCGCCLSWLKHANEHFAKGEEKVTAKSVNSPNIAALKSDKGVPADLVSCHTAIVDGMVIEGHVPAADIERLLEERPKGITGLAVAGMPLGSPGMEAGERRQAYQVIAFGPNKRVVWATYPARDG from the coding sequence ATGACCCTTACGTCGTTCACCCGCACCCCCCTCCGTTTGGCGCTCGGCCTCGCGCTCGCGGCTTGTGCCGGCGCGGCGCAGGCGACCAGCATCACCATGTATCGCGATCCCAATTGCGGCTGCTGCCTCTCGTGGCTGAAGCACGCCAACGAGCATTTCGCGAAGGGTGAGGAGAAGGTTACGGCCAAGTCCGTGAACAGCCCGAATATCGCGGCCCTGAAGTCGGACAAGGGCGTGCCAGCCGACCTCGTCTCCTGCCACACCGCCATTGTCGACGGCATGGTGATCGAAGGTCATGTGCCCGCCGCCGATATCGAGCGCCTGCTTGAAGAACGGCCGAAGGGCATCACCGGCCTCGCCGTTGCCGGCATGCCCCTCGGCTCACCCGGCATGGAAGCGGGCGAGCGGCGGCAGGCCTACCAGGTCATCGCCTTCGGACCGAACAAGCGGGTTGTCTGGGCGACCTATCCCGCCAGGGACGGATAA
- a CDS encoding metal-sensitive transcriptional regulator, giving the protein MNEKSAAKIRRLNRISGQVNGIARMIEDDRYCIDILHQIQAVKSALAKVESEVLKDHAACCISEAIKSGDAAEQKQKFEELVDLFEKRK; this is encoded by the coding sequence ATGAACGAGAAGTCTGCCGCAAAGATCCGCCGGCTGAACCGTATATCCGGACAGGTGAACGGAATCGCCCGTATGATCGAGGACGATCGCTATTGCATCGACATCCTCCACCAGATCCAGGCGGTAAAGTCCGCGCTCGCCAAGGTGGAGAGCGAAGTGCTGAAGGATCATGCAGCATGCTGCATTTCCGAGGCGATCAAGAGCGGCGATGCCGCCGAGCAGAAGCAGAAATTCGAAGAGCTCGTGGACCTGTTCGAGAAGCGCAAGTGA
- a CDS encoding GNAT family N-acetyltransferase encodes MRDVTVLRTDRFILRPLRSDDTAALFPTFADEGQCLYLTRPAFTSAEELWGWLAEPGWNGRTWIAEGANGAVCGRFVAVPGHEAGVEEVGYVTVMDRQGEGVARECMVALVEHLFAEGLRKLTAEVDTDNTPSIRLLERLGFRKEAHFRQHETTHAGLREVLVYGLLASDPR; translated from the coding sequence GTGCGTGACGTCACGGTCCTGCGCACGGACCGCTTCATTCTCAGACCCCTCCGCAGCGACGATACCGCCGCGCTCTTCCCCACCTTCGCCGACGAAGGCCAGTGCCTCTACCTCACGCGTCCCGCATTCACTTCCGCAGAGGAATTGTGGGGCTGGCTGGCGGAGCCGGGCTGGAACGGCCGCACTTGGATTGCCGAGGGAGCAAACGGCGCGGTCTGCGGCCGGTTCGTCGCCGTTCCCGGCCATGAGGCGGGCGTCGAGGAAGTCGGCTACGTCACCGTGATGGACCGGCAAGGCGAAGGCGTCGCCCGCGAGTGCATGGTCGCACTGGTCGAGCATCTGTTTGCAGAAGGGCTGCGCAAACTCACCGCAGAAGTCGATACCGACAACACGCCCTCCATCCGCCTGCTCGAACGGCTCGGTTTCCGAAAGGAAGCGCATTTCCGCCAGCACGAGACGACCCATGCAGGGCTTCGCGAAGTGCTGGTCTACGGCCTGCTGGCCAGCGATCCGCGCTAG
- a CDS encoding GNAT family N-acetyltransferase, translated as MSIETGIPKPPFAPWRGGCGPGSIESALEDATPVCIRRVTPADETLMREGIERMSPRSRYLRFFSGMRTPPDWVIERLLDADGEKHLAWGAIDLSQQERPAIGAVHAFRDENDPDCAEFSVAIVDDYHGLGLGKLLTATILLDAREEGIRRFHVETLSENHSAASFTRMLGGVGSGSVDMTRGFVLEVEEALARLRDAADPPGIASVFAAFA; from the coding sequence ATGAGCATCGAGACCGGCATCCCCAAACCCCCGTTTGCGCCGTGGCGCGGCGGCTGCGGCCCCGGCTCCATCGAATCGGCGCTGGAGGACGCAACGCCCGTCTGCATCCGCCGCGTGACGCCGGCCGACGAGACGCTGATGCGCGAGGGGATCGAGCGGATGTCGCCCCGCTCGCGCTACCTGCGGTTCTTTTCGGGCATGCGCACCCCGCCCGACTGGGTGATCGAACGCCTGCTCGATGCAGATGGCGAAAAGCACCTCGCCTGGGGCGCCATTGACCTGTCGCAACAGGAACGGCCCGCCATCGGGGCGGTCCATGCCTTCCGCGATGAAAACGATCCCGACTGCGCGGAGTTTTCGGTCGCCATCGTGGACGATTACCACGGGCTCGGCCTCGGCAAGCTGCTGACCGCGACCATCCTGCTCGACGCGCGCGAGGAAGGGATCAGGCGCTTCCATGTCGAAACCCTGTCGGAAAACCACAGCGCGGCCAGCTTCACCCGGATGCTTGGGGGCGTGGGCAGCGGGAGCGTCGACATGACCCGCGGCTTCGTGCTCGAGGTGGAGGAAGCGCTCGCCCGCCTGCGCGATGCAGCCGACCCGCCGGGCATCGCTTCGGTATTTGCCGCTTTCGCCTAG
- the addA gene encoding double-strand break repair helicase AddA produces MSGKVYPLVGHQRDAVDPQESVWLSASAGTGKTQVLSARVLRLLLEPGADPSQILCLTFTKAGAAEMAVRVNEVLARWVRMEDTQLAEELGNLGARTDPDTRARARSLFARVLDCPGGGLRIDTIHAFAQYLLAAFPAEAEILPGSQPMEDRERDLLSREVLGELLEEGDQRFVEAIAEMSRRKGADAVRGWQMKCAGYLDLWKLPGWQGDLSGAVRRVLGVPGDAGPEWVGDACSDAVFPVASLLACSRINAEWGGKLGTANAEFAASWLAAGTQDRLAMLDGFFGTLLTKKGEPSRLGNLEKIDPSYGGRIEEVLEGIELVAQRRALLDLAEFLAPQLEAGRAFALRWQEAKAREGLVDFDDLIQRAAHLLSDAAVADWIRYKLDRSFDHILVDEAQDTNRAQWQIVEALTDDFFSGEGARSDRIRTIFTVGDFKQAIFGFQGTSPRNFAEARDRFAERMRRAAEAADEARGAQRARTLQEYGLGQSFRTADNVLDFVDAAIGAIGSERLGLDRAAEAHKGQDRPGLVALWNTIHADSGMEEGEADDSWLGKHDRKLADRIARQVKRWMDDGFPLVKGDKPRRAGPGDVMILVRKRRELASLIVARLYRHGVPVAGVDRLRLGNPLAVKDLMAAIRFAAQPLDDLTLASLLVSPLVGWSQEELLEHGFRPKGVRLWEHLREGKHPRVVQTVADLREILRRADYDSPQQLLHWILVGPMDGRRALVARLGREANDPIDELLNAANAYAASHVASLQGFIRWFDAGEGEIKREAGECGDQVRVMTVHGSKGLQAPIVILADAAIGPDAAGDLELADRPLGTDLVHPVPLPGLRKDEKVGPLSEAEDIASAEAMEEHWRLLYVAMTRAEEALFIGGSLGPRDAKNGPHEDSWYARLKPLFGDEALEDGLWGARWEWGALRDAKLPPPSAGPEPRTELPDWAQRPVGPEPRPPRPLAPSGLGEVEGSDPPLPPEIAAGAARRGVLIHALLERLPEVAEDEREAKATAWLAKQAPDLPEAERDEMLARALAVLSEPAFAAIFAPGALAEIPLAATVQGQVVMGTADRLLVTEETVTVVDFKTARRPPASLDGVPETTLRQMAAYVAALEAIYPGRRVSAAVLYTQTPQLIALPESVLAPYKAAFPDRQESFALPPLE; encoded by the coding sequence ATGAGCGGCAAGGTCTATCCCCTCGTCGGCCACCAGCGCGATGCGGTCGACCCGCAGGAAAGCGTGTGGCTGTCCGCCAGCGCAGGCACCGGGAAGACGCAGGTGCTGTCCGCACGCGTGCTACGCCTGCTGCTGGAGCCGGGCGCCGACCCGTCGCAAATCCTCTGCCTGACCTTCACCAAGGCGGGCGCCGCCGAAATGGCCGTACGCGTGAACGAGGTGCTGGCGCGCTGGGTGCGCATGGAAGACACGCAGCTGGCCGAGGAACTTGGCAACCTTGGCGCGCGGACCGATCCCGATACGCGGGCGCGGGCACGCTCGCTGTTTGCCCGCGTGCTCGATTGTCCGGGCGGCGGCCTCAGGATCGATACGATCCACGCCTTTGCGCAGTACCTGCTTGCCGCTTTCCCGGCGGAGGCGGAAATCCTGCCCGGCAGCCAGCCGATGGAGGACCGCGAGCGCGACCTGCTGAGCCGAGAGGTGTTGGGCGAATTGCTGGAAGAAGGCGATCAGCGCTTCGTGGAAGCGATAGCGGAGATGAGCCGCCGCAAGGGCGCCGATGCGGTGCGCGGCTGGCAGATGAAATGCGCAGGCTATCTCGATCTGTGGAAGCTGCCCGGCTGGCAGGGCGATTTGTCCGGCGCGGTCCGGCGCGTGCTGGGCGTACCGGGTGACGCGGGCCCCGAATGGGTGGGCGATGCCTGCAGCGACGCGGTGTTTCCCGTCGCCAGCCTGCTTGCCTGCAGCCGCATCAATGCGGAATGGGGCGGTAAGCTCGGCACAGCCAACGCCGAATTCGCCGCTTCGTGGCTGGCCGCGGGAACGCAGGACCGGCTGGCCATGCTCGACGGTTTCTTCGGTACGCTGCTGACCAAGAAGGGCGAGCCGAGCAGGCTCGGCAACCTCGAGAAGATCGACCCGTCCTATGGCGGCAGGATCGAAGAGGTGCTCGAGGGCATCGAACTTGTGGCGCAGCGGCGCGCCTTGCTCGACCTGGCAGAATTCCTCGCCCCGCAGCTGGAGGCCGGACGCGCCTTCGCGCTACGCTGGCAGGAGGCCAAGGCTCGCGAGGGGCTGGTCGATTTCGACGATCTCATCCAGCGCGCTGCGCACCTCCTCTCCGATGCGGCTGTGGCGGACTGGATCCGCTACAAGCTCGACCGCAGTTTCGACCATATCCTCGTCGACGAGGCGCAGGATACCAACCGCGCCCAGTGGCAGATCGTGGAGGCGCTGACCGACGATTTCTTCTCGGGCGAGGGCGCAAGGTCGGACCGTATCCGCACGATTTTCACCGTGGGCGATTTCAAGCAGGCGATCTTCGGCTTCCAGGGCACCAGCCCGCGTAATTTCGCCGAGGCGCGGGACCGCTTCGCCGAACGGATGCGCCGCGCTGCCGAAGCCGCGGACGAGGCACGCGGGGCACAGCGGGCGCGCACCTTGCAGGAATACGGGCTCGGCCAGAGCTTCCGCACCGCCGACAACGTCCTCGATTTCGTCGATGCGGCGATCGGTGCGATCGGCTCCGAAAGGCTCGGCCTCGACCGTGCGGCGGAAGCGCACAAGGGGCAGGACCGGCCCGGCCTCGTGGCGCTGTGGAACACCATCCATGCCGACAGCGGAATGGAAGAGGGCGAGGCTGACGACAGCTGGCTGGGCAAGCATGACCGCAAGCTCGCCGACCGCATTGCGCGGCAGGTGAAGCGCTGGATGGACGATGGTTTCCCGCTGGTGAAAGGCGACAAGCCGCGCCGCGCGGGGCCGGGCGACGTGATGATCTTGGTGCGCAAGCGCCGCGAGCTTGCCTCGCTCATCGTCGCCCGGCTCTATCGCCACGGCGTGCCGGTAGCGGGTGTCGACCGCCTGCGACTGGGCAATCCGCTGGCGGTGAAGGACCTGATGGCCGCGATCCGCTTCGCAGCGCAGCCGCTCGACGATCTGACGCTGGCGAGCCTGCTGGTCTCGCCGCTGGTCGGCTGGTCGCAGGAAGAGCTGCTCGAACACGGTTTCCGCCCCAAGGGTGTGCGCCTGTGGGAGCATTTGCGCGAAGGGAAGCACCCACGTGTGGTGCAGACGGTCGCGGATCTGCGCGAGATCCTGCGCCGCGCCGATTACGACAGCCCGCAGCAATTGTTGCACTGGATCCTCGTCGGTCCGATGGATGGCCGGCGTGCGCTGGTGGCGCGGCTGGGGCGCGAGGCGAACGACCCGATCGACGAATTGCTCAACGCTGCCAATGCCTATGCCGCCAGCCACGTGGCGAGCCTGCAGGGCTTCATCCGCTGGTTCGATGCGGGCGAGGGCGAGATCAAGCGCGAGGCGGGCGAGTGCGGGGACCAGGTCCGCGTCATGACGGTGCATGGATCCAAGGGCCTGCAGGCGCCCATCGTCATCCTCGCCGATGCGGCGATCGGGCCGGACGCCGCGGGCGATCTCGAACTGGCCGACAGGCCGCTCGGCACCGATCTCGTCCATCCCGTGCCGCTGCCGGGCCTGCGCAAGGACGAGAAGGTCGGACCGCTGAGTGAAGCCGAGGACATCGCCTCTGCCGAAGCGATGGAGGAGCACTGGCGCCTGCTCTATGTCGCCATGACGCGCGCGGAGGAAGCGCTGTTCATCGGCGGCTCGCTCGGCCCGCGCGATGCTAAGAACGGCCCGCACGAGGACAGCTGGTACGCGCGCTTGAAGCCGCTGTTCGGCGACGAGGCGCTGGAAGACGGTTTGTGGGGTGCGCGCTGGGAATGGGGCGCGCTGCGCGATGCCAAGCTGCCGCCGCCCTCTGCCGGGCCAGAGCCTCGCACGGAACTACCCGATTGGGCGCAGCGCCCCGTCGGCCCCGAACCGCGCCCGCCGCGCCCGCTTGCCCCCTCCGGCCTCGGCGAGGTCGAGGGCAGCGATCCGCCGCTGCCGCCCGAAATCGCGGCTGGTGCCGCGCGGCGCGGGGTGCTGATCCACGCCCTGCTCGAACGCCTGCCCGAAGTGGCGGAGGACGAGCGCGAGGCTAAGGCAACCGCGTGGCTGGCGAAACAGGCACCCGACCTGCCCGAGGCGGAGCGGGACGAAATGCTCGCCCGCGCGCTCGCCGTGCTGAGCGAACCGGCCTTCGCGGCGATCTTCGCGCCGGGCGCGCTGGCGGAAATCCCGCTCGCCGCGACCGTGCAGGGGCAGGTGGTCATGGGCACTGCCGACCGGCTGCTGGTGACTGAAGAGACGGTCACGGTGGTCGATTTCAAGACCGCGCGCCGCCCTCCTGCCTCGCTCGACGGGGTGCCGGAGACGACCCTGCGCCAGATGGCGGCCTATGTCGCCGCGCTGGAGGCGATCTATCCCGGGCGGCGCGTTTCGGCAGCGGTGCTCTATACCCAGACCCCGCAACTCATCGCCTTGCCCGAGAGCGTACTCGCACCCTACAAGGCCGCCTTCCCGGATCGGCAGGAAAGCTTTGCCCTGCCGCCGCTTGAGTAA
- a CDS encoding DUF2231 domain-containing protein, translating to MTLWFRPLVFALLATLVLAIASPSAAHGSNSHEDKPVATATEPLSSSTASETPTASVTVAMEAETGPREEPGALRFLRGLHPATVHFPIAFFLLAGLLETLAISRQRDSFRSSVDVLIVAGTVGAVFATTFGWVHTGAWLGGDAPMQWHRWTGTGVAFAGLALLPAMRFKSRGPLRILLACVCSALVVQGYLGGELAHGSNHLM from the coding sequence GTGACGCTCTGGTTCCGCCCATTGGTATTCGCGTTGCTGGCAACGCTTGTCCTTGCCATCGCTTCCCCGTCTGCGGCCCACGGGAGCAATAGCCACGAAGACAAGCCTGTCGCGACTGCAACTGAGCCGCTCTCGAGCTCCACAGCCAGCGAAACCCCGACCGCCTCCGTCACGGTGGCCATGGAAGCCGAGACGGGCCCACGCGAGGAGCCGGGAGCGCTGCGTTTCCTGCGCGGCCTGCACCCCGCGACCGTCCATTTCCCGATCGCATTCTTCCTGCTTGCAGGCTTGCTGGAGACCCTAGCCATATCCCGCCAGCGGGACAGTTTTCGGTCCAGCGTGGACGTCCTGATTGTCGCGGGAACGGTTGGCGCAGTCTTCGCGACCACTTTCGGCTGGGTCCATACGGGCGCCTGGCTTGGCGGAGATGCCCCCATGCAGTGGCATCGCTGGACCGGTACGGGAGTGGCCTTTGCGGGCCTTGCACTCCTGCCCGCCATGCGGTTCAAATCGCGCGGACCTCTGCGCATCCTGCTCGCCTGCGTTTGCAGCGCACTGGTCGTCCAGGGCTATCTGGGCGGCGAACTGGCCCACGGCTCCAATCACCTCATGTAA
- the trxA gene encoding thioredoxin: MATINVTDEGFQKDVLDSDKPVLVDFWAEWCGPCKMIAPALEELSDELADKVTIAKMDIMENTGVPGSMGVQSIPYLVLFKNGEPTAQMRGAAPKGQLKQWLESVL, encoded by the coding sequence ATGGCCACCATCAACGTAACCGACGAAGGCTTCCAGAAGGACGTGCTCGACAGCGACAAGCCCGTCCTCGTGGACTTCTGGGCGGAATGGTGCGGGCCGTGCAAGATGATCGCCCCGGCGCTGGAAGAACTGTCGGACGAACTGGCCGACAAGGTCACCATCGCCAAGATGGACATCATGGAAAACACCGGCGTCCCAGGTTCGATGGGCGTGCAGTCGATTCCTTATCTCGTCCTGTTCAAGAACGGCGAGCCGACCGCCCAGATGCGCGGCGCTGCGCCCAAGGGCCAGCTCAAGCAGTGGCTCGAAAGCGTCCTCTGA
- a CDS encoding copper resistance system multicopper oxidase yields the protein MNSSPLITRRNLIRSTVGLAAASAVPLPAWAKGQSLTHAPQGFGEVSGERIALTVDSHHFGVGGRSGHAVAVNGTVPGPLVRLREGQNVRIDVTNRLAEDTSIHWHGLLLPFQFDGVPGVSFPGIKPGETFTYEFPIRQNGTYWWHSHSGLQEQEGHYGPLIIESATPDPRYDRDYVVLLSEFTPVHPHEIARKLKVGEHYYNYQMQTATEGDMSLEERLMWGRMRMNPRDISDVTGATYTFLVNGHGPMDGLEYLFTPGERIRLRVINGSAMTFFNVRIPGVPMTVIAADGKEVEEFEVDEFQIGTAETYDVIVTPPGGSHALVAEAMDRSGMGVASITSHKGHRAIPPPLREPVTLTMADMGMGSMVGGEGGHGGHGGHGAHGGMDHGSGDAMAGMDHGSMDHGSMDHSMRDTSKLPANVKVGPGLDMVAPMPVDRMDFPGLGLDKVDHRVLRYTDLKAKRPNPHRMPTRQLEIHLTGNMERYMWSFDGKKFSAVTDDPIRFAYDERVRVKLVNDTMMAHPIHLHGHFFELVNGAGMMNQPLKHTVVVQPGGTATFDVTANEPGDWAFHCHLLYHMHAGMMQTVTVRPFPKAGEGA from the coding sequence ATGAACTCCTCCCCCCTGATTACGCGTCGCAACCTCATCCGCAGCACCGTCGGTCTCGCCGCAGCAAGCGCGGTCCCGCTGCCTGCATGGGCCAAAGGACAATCGCTGACCCACGCCCCTCAGGGCTTCGGCGAGGTGAGCGGCGAACGCATCGCGCTGACGGTGGACAGCCATCATTTCGGCGTCGGCGGCAGGAGCGGCCATGCGGTGGCCGTGAACGGCACGGTGCCCGGTCCGCTGGTGCGGCTGCGCGAAGGGCAGAACGTGCGCATCGACGTGACCAACCGGCTCGCCGAGGATACCTCGATCCACTGGCACGGCCTTCTGCTGCCCTTCCAGTTCGACGGCGTGCCGGGCGTCAGCTTCCCCGGGATCAAGCCGGGCGAGACCTTCACTTATGAATTCCCGATCCGGCAGAACGGCACTTACTGGTGGCACAGCCACTCCGGCCTGCAGGAGCAGGAGGGGCATTACGGTCCGCTCATCATCGAGAGCGCCACGCCCGATCCGCGTTACGACCGCGACTATGTCGTGCTGCTGAGCGAGTTCACGCCCGTCCATCCGCACGAGATCGCGCGCAAGTTGAAGGTCGGGGAGCATTACTACAACTACCAGATGCAGACCGCGACCGAAGGCGACATGAGCCTGGAAGAGCGGCTGATGTGGGGCCGCATGCGGATGAACCCGCGCGACATTTCCGACGTGACGGGTGCGACCTATACCTTCCTCGTCAACGGCCACGGGCCGATGGACGGGCTTGAATATCTCTTCACTCCCGGCGAGCGGATCAGGCTGCGCGTGATCAACGGCTCGGCCATGACCTTCTTCAACGTCCGCATTCCGGGCGTGCCGATGACCGTCATCGCCGCCGACGGCAAGGAGGTGGAGGAGTTCGAGGTGGACGAGTTCCAGATCGGCACGGCGGAAACCTACGACGTCATCGTCACGCCGCCTGGCGGCAGCCACGCGCTGGTCGCCGAGGCGATGGACCGCTCGGGCATGGGCGTTGCCTCTATCACCTCGCACAAGGGCCACCGTGCCATCCCGCCGCCGCTGCGCGAGCCGGTGACGTTGACCATGGCCGACATGGGCATGGGCTCGATGGTAGGCGGCGAGGGCGGTCATGGCGGGCACGGAGGCCACGGTGCCCATGGTGGGATGGACCACGGCTCCGGCGATGCGATGGCGGGAATGGATCATGGTTCGATGGACCACGGTTCGATGGACCATTCCATGCGCGATACCTCGAAGCTGCCGGCCAATGTGAAGGTCGGACCCGGCCTCGACATGGTGGCGCCGATGCCGGTCGACCGGATGGATTTCCCGGGCCTCGGCCTCGACAAGGTGGACCACCGCGTCCTGCGCTACACCGACCTTAAGGCGAAGCGGCCCAACCCGCACCGCATGCCTACGCGACAGCTGGAGATCCACCTCACCGGCAACATGGAACGGTACATGTGGAGCTTCGACGGCAAGAAGTTCTCCGCCGTCACCGACGATCCGATCCGCTTCGCCTATGACGAGCGGGTGCGGGTGAAGCTGGTCAACGACACGATGATGGCGCACCCGATCCATCTGCACGGCCACTTCTTCGAGCTGGTGAACGGGGCGGGGATGATGAACCAGCCGCTGAAGCACACGGTCGTGGTCCAGCCGGGCGGCACGGCGACCTTCGACGTCACCGCGAACGAGCCGGGCGACTGGGCCTTCCACTGCCATTTGCTCTATCACATGCACGCAGGGATGATGCAGACGGTGACCGTGCGGCCGTTCCCCAAGGCGGGAGAGGGCGCATGA
- a CDS encoding DUF305 domain-containing protein produces the protein MQNQNSGSHHGKWSTFFAMIATSIVTMFVLKYSNIYEADHAFFSQTRMWMALMMGMAMIVIMLGFMWGMYKTFATKVIVMVAAIAGFLLFLFLARSQSTVGDEAWMKAMIPHHSIAVLTSRRADISDPRVRKLADSIIEAQVKEIAEMKLLLEDIERNGEMGDGTPLPPRTADLTPDLLEKAKKTVERPVTPEIIEEVEPGA, from the coding sequence ATGCAAAATCAGAACAGTGGGTCGCACCACGGCAAGTGGAGCACTTTTTTCGCGATGATCGCCACTTCGATCGTGACGATGTTCGTGCTCAAATATTCCAATATCTACGAAGCCGACCACGCTTTCTTTAGCCAGACCCGGATGTGGATGGCGTTGATGATGGGCATGGCGATGATCGTCATCATGCTCGGTTTCATGTGGGGCATGTACAAGACCTTTGCGACCAAGGTCATCGTGATGGTCGCCGCCATCGCCGGTTTCTTGCTGTTCCTGTTCCTGGCGCGGAGCCAGTCGACGGTCGGGGACGAGGCATGGATGAAGGCCATGATTCCGCACCACTCGATTGCCGTCCTCACCAGCCGCCGCGCGGACATCAGCGATCCGCGGGTGCGCAAGCTTGCCGATTCCATCATCGAGGCGCAGGTGAAGGAAATCGCGGAGATGAAGCTGCTGCTCGAAGATATCGAGCGCAATGGCGAGATGGGCGATGGTACGCCCCTGCCGCCACGCACGGCAGACCTGACACCCGACCTGCTCGAAAAGGCCAAGAAAACCGTCGAGCGTCCCGTAACGCCGGAGATTATCGAAGAAGTCGAGCCGGGCGCCTAA
- a CDS encoding LysR substrate-binding domain-containing protein — MKRTHLPLNALRVYDAAARHLSFTRAADELAVTPAAVGQQIRALEDHLGTVLFRRTSKGLELTQEGAAGLDALREGFLKFEESVSAMQAGQASDSYTIACPREFYAQWLAPRLAKFGEANPDIKFAFVADENADFTEANLDCAIRLVDGPGDLQGVELAAARRVTVAAPGAPDKWIDWGLPLQDGVQAHVTVSNAGQALSSAMAGLGKAILPELLAKEAIEAGQLEVLDGPEPGTRAYWLVAPTPQWRTKKVKALVAFLEGA, encoded by the coding sequence ATGAAGCGCACGCATCTGCCCCTGAACGCCCTGCGCGTATACGACGCCGCCGCGCGTCACCTCAGCTTTACCCGCGCCGCGGACGAGCTGGCGGTGACGCCTGCCGCCGTGGGGCAACAGATCCGCGCGCTGGAAGACCATCTCGGCACGGTGTTGTTCCGCCGCACGAGCAAGGGGCTGGAACTGACGCAGGAAGGCGCGGCCGGTCTCGACGCGCTGCGCGAAGGCTTCCTCAAGTTCGAGGAAAGCGTGTCCGCCATGCAGGCGGGGCAGGCGTCCGACAGCTATACGATCGCCTGCCCGCGCGAATTCTACGCGCAGTGGCTGGCCCCGCGCCTCGCGAAGTTCGGGGAGGCAAATCCCGACATCAAGTTCGCTTTCGTGGCCGACGAGAACGCCGATTTCACCGAAGCGAACCTCGATTGCGCGATCCGGCTGGTCGATGGTCCGGGCGATCTGCAGGGCGTGGAACTGGCCGCGGCCCGCCGCGTGACGGTGGCAGCACCCGGCGCGCCGGACAAGTGGATCGACTGGGGCCTGCCGCTGCAGGACGGCGTGCAGGCGCATGTGACCGTGAGCAATGCAGGACAGGCGCTGTCCTCCGCCATGGCGGGACTGGGCAAGGCGATCCTGCCCGAACTGCTAGCCAAGGAAGCGATCGAGGCAGGCCAGCTCGAAGTGCTCGACGGCCCCGAACCCGGCACGCGCGCCTACTGGCTCGTCGCGCCGACGCCGCAATGGCGCACCAAGAAGGTCAAGGCGCTGGTCGCTTTCCTGGAAGGTGCGTGA